The following DNA comes from Miscanthus floridulus cultivar M001 chromosome 5, ASM1932011v1, whole genome shotgun sequence.
taaccaaactgtgcaattagtttttgatttcgtcaacatttagtactccatacatataccacaagtttgatgtgacggagaatcttctttttacatagtaccAAAGTTTAAATTTTGGGGTAACTAAACACCGCCAGTTGAGAGCCACACGGAATCGACGCCATGCTCGGCCCCTTTGGCTTATGCTAAAATTTAGCTTACGTTTACGTTTATGTTAAAATATTATGGAATAAAACACTGTTTCATGCCTGAAAAATATCATAAAAGCGCACAGGGCTCGTTGACGCCTCGTCCCCACGGGGGGCCCGGACCCAGAGTGGCTAGTAGGCTGGGCGGACGGCCGGCCCCCCGTTCCGTTCATGCAATCATCACCATTCACCACCAAGGTGTTGGATCCAtcgcctccttgcctttgcagtTTGCGTAGCTCAGTCGATCAACTGCCCTCCTGCTGCTTTAATCTGCGTCCACTCACGACCACGAGGTTAATTTGAAAGCCACGGGTCAGCAATTATTGTGTCGGGAAAGCAAGCAGAGAGCAGGGCAGCGCAGCGGCAACGGCTCCGATACGGCTCCACTCAACGGAGCGAGCGGTAGAAAATTTTCGGAAGAGCAAAAGAGGCCCCCGCGGAAAAAGGCGTGCGCTGCGCACACCACGGCCGCGAGAGAATCCAATTCCAATTCCAGCCCCACGTCCCCCCTCTGCCCACTTTGTTttacattccattccatcccgTCCCATTTGCAGCTCCTTCCGTGCTCGCTGCGTCCTCCTGCTTCCACCCTTCCGTGCCCGGCACCGGCAGCCGGCAGGGGCAGGAGGAGAGGATCGCCACCGCCGCCCCGGCCCCGGCGGATGTCGGATCGGGAGCTCCGCCCTCTGCGTTCCATCAGTATGTTCCAAACGCCGTCCCCGTTCCTTCGTGAATGCTTGATTACCCCTCCTCCCCTGCGTGTTTTTTTCGAGCGCTAAGAATaggcttctttttttttctttcggtGGCGATCGGTGATCGAAAGCGGGCTGATGATTCCTTCCTCCTTCTGGTGCGGTTCCTGGCTTGTTTATGGTTCAGAGATCGTTGGTTTTGGACGCGATCGGGAATAAAGTGGCTGCATCATTGCTGATTATACAAAAGACACCCTAACAATGATAAGCTACCAATGGTGTAGCAGCAAGATGCCTTTTCTATCTCCACATATATTCCATTTTCCACCAATCCTTTTGCTTGTGTATGTGTGTATAACGGTATACTATGGTAGCAGTTCTAAAGCTGCATCTTCAGAGATCGAAGTGGGTCCTTCCTTTGCTAAAATCAGAGATCAGAAACCAGATCGACAAAACAAATAATCTCCTCCTGACAATCCACGCTACTAATCTTAAGTCTAAAGTAATACTACTTGTTTTCTTTATGTGCGGGCAATCCCCCATGGAGCTTTCAATCGTCAAGATGTTCTGGTTTACAGAACATACCTTATGAATCGCACTGACGCTGCCCTCACGTTTGATTACAGGAATCACAGGGGACGGTCGATGCCTGTTCAGGTCCGTCGCTTATGGCGCCTGCTTGAGGAGAGGAAAGCATCCTCCGAGCGACAGCGCCCAGAAGGAACTGGCTGACGAACTTCGAGCCAAAGCGAGTGTCCATCACCTGGGCTTCTGATTATTATAAGTGCATCCTTGTTCGATGCATTTCGAAAGAATTCTGAAATGTTGCGCGCTGTGGTCTTCTTGTATTTCCACGTCTTTATTATTGTTAACCTGCTATTGTGTCTGTTCCAGGTAGCTGACGAGTTTGTCAAGAGAAGAGGAGACACTGAATGGTTTCATCTTCTTTCCATTATTACTTTACTGATATATTGCCTGGACAATTTTTCCCCACTAGGAGTAAACAGGAAAAGAATATGTTCAAAATAATATATTCTCATACGGCAACTTTACACCTTGTTGATAAAAGTCTTTCAAAATACTGTCATCCTTAAAATTCTATGTCAAAAGAATACGCTTTAGCTTCAAATATACAAAGACGACTATGTCACATTAACTCTTTTTCAATGTTATAGGTTCCTTGAAGGCAACTTTGAGAATTATGTGAGACAGATGAGAAAGCCTCATGCTTGGGGAGGAGAACCTGAGCTGTTCATGTGTTCCCATGTTCTCAGGTTGGCGGCCAACTTATCTGTGCTAAGTGCAGCCTTTTGTTCATTATGGTCAGTGAGAACTGAGAAATGCTGCATTGCAGGATGCCCATCACCGTGTACATGTATACAAGCAGCTCTGATGGCCCTAGGATCATAGCAGAATATGGCCAGGAATATGGAAAGGACGATCCAGTCCGCGTTCTCTATGATGGTTATGGACACTACGACGCACTTCAGCCATCTGTTGTAAGAACACAATCAAGACTGTAAGTACAGCACTGTACAAAATCCGACAATAAGCAAACTTTGCACTGCTAAACTACATTGTGGCTTCAGTATTATATTCT
Coding sequences within:
- the LOC136450907 gene encoding OVARIAN TUMOR DOMAIN-containing deubiquitinating enzyme 4-like isoform X2 — encoded protein: MSDRELRPLRSIRITGDGRCLFRSVAYGACLRRGKHPPSDSAQKELADELRAKVADEFVKRRGDTEWFLEGNFENYVRQMRKPHAWGGEPELFMCSHVLRMPITVYMYTSSSDGPRIIAEYGQEYGKDDPVRVLYDGYGHYDALQPSVVRTQSRLRGV
- the LOC136450907 gene encoding OVARIAN TUMOR DOMAIN-containing deubiquitinating enzyme 4-like isoform X1, translating into MLRAVVFLYFHVFIIVNLLLCLFQVADEFVKRRGDTEWFLEGNFENYVRQMRKPHAWGGEPELFMCSHVLRMPITVYMYTSSSDGPRIIAEYGQEYGKDDPVRVLYDGYGHYDALQPSVVRTQSRLRGV